In Populus alba chromosome 1, ASM523922v2, whole genome shotgun sequence, a single window of DNA contains:
- the LOC118055189 gene encoding B3 domain-containing transcription factor FUS3 isoform X1: MMMHQDVVHEKTEACSWMAGGEGVTVEGDNKQSPNIEGGSDLVILGSTRDRLVGSMVDFEIKRKKRMPRQRRSSSTINHLLSFAANASCSATTHLHVPAFSLPLQDPSSLPARVIDPRRLRFLFQKELKNSDVSSLRRMVLPKKAAEAHLPFLESKEGIFISMDDLDGLHVWSFKYRYWPNNNSRMYVLENTGDFVHAHGLQLGDFIMVYQDSQSQNYVIQAKKASDQNVYTDIARNAVNDTVLHDYEVNIFSSFYVNYPVVDNTGLSFIYDTTTFSNYSPLDFLGGSMTNFSRIGHLESFGSVENLSLDDFY; encoded by the exons ATGATGATGCACCAAGATGTGGTTCATGAGAAAACCGAGGCCTGTTCTTGGATGGCGGGTGGAGAAGGTGTCACTGTGGAGGGGGACAATAAGCAGAGTCCCAATATTGAAGGAGGTTCAGATCTTGTTATACTCGGGTCGACCCGTGACCGCCTTGTTGGTTCTATGGTGGATTTTGAgattaaaaggaagaaaaggatgCCCAGACAGAGGAGATCATCTTCTACTATCAATCACCTTCTCTCTTTTGCTGCTAATGCTTCCTGCTCTGCCACCACTCACCTGCACGTGCCTGccttctctcttcctcttcaaGACCCTTCTTCCCTCCCCGCACGT GTCATTGATCCAAGGAGACTTAGATTCCTTTTCCAAAAGGAACTTAAGAACAGTGATGTAAGCTCTCTGAGGAGAATGGTACTCCCAAAG AAAGCAGCTGAGGCACACCTCCCTTTTCTGGAGTCCAAGGAAGGGATATTTATCAGCATGGATGACTTGGACGGTCTACATGTTTGGAGCTTCAAGTACAG GTACTGGCCTAATAACAATAGCCGAATGTATGTACTCGAAAACACCG GGGACTTTGTTCACGCTCATGGATTACAGCTTGGAGACTTTATTATGGTATACCAAGACAGTCAAAGTCAGAATTAT GTCATCCAAGCTAAAAAGGCCTCGGATCAAAATGTATATACTGATATAGCTAGAAATGCAGTCAATGACACTGTTCTTCATGATTATGAAGTTAACATATTCAGCTCCTTTTATGTGAATTATCCTGTGGTTGACAATACAGGCTTGTCGTTTATCTACGATACCACTACCTTCTCAAATTACTCACCCCTTGATTTTTTGGGTGGATCAATGACTAATTTCTCAAGGATCGGGCATCTGGAGAGCTTCGGTTCTGTTGAGAACTTGTCTCTGGATGACTTCTATTAG
- the LOC118055189 gene encoding B3 domain-containing transcription factor FUS3 isoform X4 has protein sequence MMMHQDVVHEKTEACSWMAGGEGVTVEGDNKQSPNIEGGSDLVILGSTRDRLVGSMVDFEIKRKKRMPRQRRSSSTINHLLSFAANASCSATTHLHVPAFSLPLQDPSSLPARKAAEAHLPFLESKEGIFISMDDLDGLHVWSFKYRYWPNNNSRMYVLENTGDFVHAHGLQLGDFIMVYQDSQSQNYVIQAKKASDQNVYTDIARNAVNDTVLHDYEVNIFSSFYVNYPVVDNTGLSFIYDTTTFSNYSPLDFLGGSMTNFSRIGHLESFGSVENLSLDDFY, from the exons ATGATGATGCACCAAGATGTGGTTCATGAGAAAACCGAGGCCTGTTCTTGGATGGCGGGTGGAGAAGGTGTCACTGTGGAGGGGGACAATAAGCAGAGTCCCAATATTGAAGGAGGTTCAGATCTTGTTATACTCGGGTCGACCCGTGACCGCCTTGTTGGTTCTATGGTGGATTTTGAgattaaaaggaagaaaaggatgCCCAGACAGAGGAGATCATCTTCTACTATCAATCACCTTCTCTCTTTTGCTGCTAATGCTTCCTGCTCTGCCACCACTCACCTGCACGTGCCTGccttctctcttcctcttcaaGACCCTTCTTCCCTCCCCGCACGT AAAGCAGCTGAGGCACACCTCCCTTTTCTGGAGTCCAAGGAAGGGATATTTATCAGCATGGATGACTTGGACGGTCTACATGTTTGGAGCTTCAAGTACAG GTACTGGCCTAATAACAATAGCCGAATGTATGTACTCGAAAACACCG GGGACTTTGTTCACGCTCATGGATTACAGCTTGGAGACTTTATTATGGTATACCAAGACAGTCAAAGTCAGAATTAT GTCATCCAAGCTAAAAAGGCCTCGGATCAAAATGTATATACTGATATAGCTAGAAATGCAGTCAATGACACTGTTCTTCATGATTATGAAGTTAACATATTCAGCTCCTTTTATGTGAATTATCCTGTGGTTGACAATACAGGCTTGTCGTTTATCTACGATACCACTACCTTCTCAAATTACTCACCCCTTGATTTTTTGGGTGGATCAATGACTAATTTCTCAAGGATCGGGCATCTGGAGAGCTTCGGTTCTGTTGAGAACTTGTCTCTGGATGACTTCTATTAG
- the LOC118055189 gene encoding B3 domain-containing transcription factor FUS3 isoform X3 yields MMMHQDVVHEKTEACSWMAGGEGVTVEGDNKQSPNIEGGSDLVILGSTRDRLVGSMVDFEIKRKKRMPRQRRSSSTINHLLSFAANASCSATTHLHVPAFSLPLQDPSSLPARVIDPRRLRFLFQKELKNSDVSSLRRMVLPKKAAEAHLPFLESKEGIFISMDDLDGLHVWSFKYRYWPNNNSRMYVLENTGDFVHAHGLQLGDFIMVIQAKKASDQNVYTDIARNAVNDTVLHDYEVNIFSSFYVNYPVVDNTGLSFIYDTTTFSNYSPLDFLGGSMTNFSRIGHLESFGSVENLSLDDFY; encoded by the exons ATGATGATGCACCAAGATGTGGTTCATGAGAAAACCGAGGCCTGTTCTTGGATGGCGGGTGGAGAAGGTGTCACTGTGGAGGGGGACAATAAGCAGAGTCCCAATATTGAAGGAGGTTCAGATCTTGTTATACTCGGGTCGACCCGTGACCGCCTTGTTGGTTCTATGGTGGATTTTGAgattaaaaggaagaaaaggatgCCCAGACAGAGGAGATCATCTTCTACTATCAATCACCTTCTCTCTTTTGCTGCTAATGCTTCCTGCTCTGCCACCACTCACCTGCACGTGCCTGccttctctcttcctcttcaaGACCCTTCTTCCCTCCCCGCACGT GTCATTGATCCAAGGAGACTTAGATTCCTTTTCCAAAAGGAACTTAAGAACAGTGATGTAAGCTCTCTGAGGAGAATGGTACTCCCAAAG AAAGCAGCTGAGGCACACCTCCCTTTTCTGGAGTCCAAGGAAGGGATATTTATCAGCATGGATGACTTGGACGGTCTACATGTTTGGAGCTTCAAGTACAG GTACTGGCCTAATAACAATAGCCGAATGTATGTACTCGAAAACACCG GGGACTTTGTTCACGCTCATGGATTACAGCTTGGAGACTTTATTATG GTCATCCAAGCTAAAAAGGCCTCGGATCAAAATGTATATACTGATATAGCTAGAAATGCAGTCAATGACACTGTTCTTCATGATTATGAAGTTAACATATTCAGCTCCTTTTATGTGAATTATCCTGTGGTTGACAATACAGGCTTGTCGTTTATCTACGATACCACTACCTTCTCAAATTACTCACCCCTTGATTTTTTGGGTGGATCAATGACTAATTTCTCAAGGATCGGGCATCTGGAGAGCTTCGGTTCTGTTGAGAACTTGTCTCTGGATGACTTCTATTAG
- the LOC118055189 gene encoding B3 domain-containing transcription factor FUS3 isoform X2, translating to MMMHQDVVHEKTEACSWMAGGEGVTVEGDNKQSPNIEGGSDLVILGSTRDRLVGSMVDFEIKRKKRMPRQRRSSSTINHLLSFAANASCSATTHLHVPAFSLPLQDPSSLPARVIDPRRLRFLFQKELKNSDVSSLRRMKAAEAHLPFLESKEGIFISMDDLDGLHVWSFKYRYWPNNNSRMYVLENTGDFVHAHGLQLGDFIMVYQDSQSQNYVIQAKKASDQNVYTDIARNAVNDTVLHDYEVNIFSSFYVNYPVVDNTGLSFIYDTTTFSNYSPLDFLGGSMTNFSRIGHLESFGSVENLSLDDFY from the exons ATGATGATGCACCAAGATGTGGTTCATGAGAAAACCGAGGCCTGTTCTTGGATGGCGGGTGGAGAAGGTGTCACTGTGGAGGGGGACAATAAGCAGAGTCCCAATATTGAAGGAGGTTCAGATCTTGTTATACTCGGGTCGACCCGTGACCGCCTTGTTGGTTCTATGGTGGATTTTGAgattaaaaggaagaaaaggatgCCCAGACAGAGGAGATCATCTTCTACTATCAATCACCTTCTCTCTTTTGCTGCTAATGCTTCCTGCTCTGCCACCACTCACCTGCACGTGCCTGccttctctcttcctcttcaaGACCCTTCTTCCCTCCCCGCACGT GTCATTGATCCAAGGAGACTTAGATTCCTTTTCCAAAAGGAACTTAAGAACAGTGATGTAAGCTCTCTGAGGAGAATG AAAGCAGCTGAGGCACACCTCCCTTTTCTGGAGTCCAAGGAAGGGATATTTATCAGCATGGATGACTTGGACGGTCTACATGTTTGGAGCTTCAAGTACAG GTACTGGCCTAATAACAATAGCCGAATGTATGTACTCGAAAACACCG GGGACTTTGTTCACGCTCATGGATTACAGCTTGGAGACTTTATTATGGTATACCAAGACAGTCAAAGTCAGAATTAT GTCATCCAAGCTAAAAAGGCCTCGGATCAAAATGTATATACTGATATAGCTAGAAATGCAGTCAATGACACTGTTCTTCATGATTATGAAGTTAACATATTCAGCTCCTTTTATGTGAATTATCCTGTGGTTGACAATACAGGCTTGTCGTTTATCTACGATACCACTACCTTCTCAAATTACTCACCCCTTGATTTTTTGGGTGGATCAATGACTAATTTCTCAAGGATCGGGCATCTGGAGAGCTTCGGTTCTGTTGAGAACTTGTCTCTGGATGACTTCTATTAG